Proteins from one Porites lutea chromosome 3, jaPorLute2.1, whole genome shotgun sequence genomic window:
- the LOC140930103 gene encoding gamma-aminobutyric acid receptor subunit beta-3-like yields MDFLLDIFFRQEWTDERLDHGLNKTMFLSNTVMDRIWMPDTYFVNAKHGSFHKITTHNIMIMIMPGGMVKYNARITIKAACPMDLRKFPMDTQHCPLSVESYGYSDRHIKFKWEKDKTDGMSFVPGNAKMLPQYSLVSLNLSKISNRYVVGNWSGIKAVFTFERMASYFLIHVYSPCALIVIISWISFLLPRSSPPARVTLGVTSVLTVVTVMNMLNNSMPKVNYVKTIDKYLIGCFLFVFASLVEYSIVLFLAARMKIYQESDEYTKDNCKKVDTEPSSFKFLNHGGVVFNRRSKSEKICSTQLEMMEFSKLEDEMIETPTQKTQRTWLDIRALRKRFYTERAILAVDEYALILFPLSFGLFNVLYWLTIANDSESTFTNS; encoded by the exons ATG GACTTTTTGTTGGACATCTTCTTTCGACAAGAGTGGACAGACGAGCGgcttgatcacgggctcaacaAGACCATGTTCCTTAGCAACACGGTAATGGATCGCATCTGGATGCCGGATACGTACTTTGTAAACGCCAAACATGGAAGCTTTCATAAAATCACTACTCACAATATTATGATTATGATCATGCCGGGAGGAATGGTCAAGTACAATGCAAG aatAACCATCAAAGCCGCCTGTCCGATGGATTTGAGAAAGTTTCCTATGGACACACAACATTGCCCTTTGTCGGTTGAAAGTT ATGGGTACAGCGACAGACACATAAAATTCAAGTGGGAGAAAGACAAAACAGATGGAATGTCATTCGTTCCTGGTAACGCAAAAATGTTGCCTCAGTATAGTTTAGTATCACTAAACCTCTCGAAGATTTCCAACCGATATGTTGTTG GGAACTGGTCTGGAATTAAGGCCGTATTTACATTTGAAAGAATGGCCAGCTACTTTTTAATCCACGTGTACAGCCCATGCGCACTGATCGTCATTATCTCCTGGATCAGCTTCCTTCTTCCACGCAGTTCTCCACCTGCGCGTGTCACGCTGGGCGTAACCTCTGTCCTCACTGTGGTCACCGTCATGAATATGCTTAACAATTCAATGCCAAAG GTGAATTACGTTAAGACAATCGATAAATACCTCATTGGatgctttttgtttgtgttcGCTTCGTTGGTTGAATATTCCATTGTGCTGTTCTTAGCAGCCAGAATGAAGATATATCAAGAATCGGACGAATATACGAAAGATAACTGCAAGAAGGTCGACACAGAGCCAAGCAGCTTTAAATTCCTAAACCACGGAGGCGTTGTTTTTAACAGG CGAAGTAAATCAGAGAAAATATGCAGCACTCAGTTAGAAATGATGGAGTTCTCTAAACTCGAGGATGAAATGATAGAAACACCCACACAAAAGACGCAAAGAACATGGCTGGATATAAGAGCTTTGAGAAAACGTTTTTACACTGAGAGAGCGATTCTGGCTGTTGATGAATATGCCCTTATTTTATTCCCTCTCAGCTTTGGTTTGTTTAACGTCTTGTATTGGCTGACAATTGCGAATGATTCGGAGTCAACGTTTACTAATTCCTGA
- the LOC140930029 gene encoding gamma-aminobutyric acid receptor subunit beta-1-like: SLTSTIEEKSRARSQLLNRLLDRQMYDPRLRPGFGGGPVIVTVGFWILSIDKIDVVNMDFTIDILLRQEWIDRRLCHRLNQTITLNGGARKTKIWIPDSYFLNAKAAKMHKVTAPNVMFMIDPSGNIKYNARVTIKAACQFDLRKFPIDIQVCPLILESCKFHCRMHLLPLLAYVPPFSAKMLITKWKRYPLMLFAVFQDGYDNQRIRYKWEVSETGGKKSSSSDIRATSNYVLKKTEFFSNMNQYFSGNFSGVRAEFTFERSCSYFEMYGMSVVLVAISWMGFLVPLDQTAARIALGITSVLTEVAILNIMNNAMPKVSYIKSSDEYLIGCLVFVFFTLMEYCFVLLLKVRQKNHKASETFKAQTKNRKIALFQIDKRNEMAAIENESKFQPLTSLRASTNNSEPVPPAADTGKQLTWMEKYFLNAREMILGEDFMLNVDGYSFKIFPVAFALYNVYYWVELSW, translated from the exons TCTCTTACTAGCACCATAGAAGAAAAGAGCAGAGCAAGGTCTCAGCTTCTAAACAGGTTACTAGACAGACAAATGTACGATCCCCGGCTCCGTCCTGGCTTTGGCG GTGGCCCGGTGATAGTGACAGTTGGATTTTGGATTCTTTCTATCGACAAGATTGATGTTGTCAACATG gaTTTTACGATCGACATATTGCTCCGACAAGAGTGGATCGATAGAAGACTTTGTCATAGACTCAATCAAACTATTACACTGAACGGCGGAGCTAGAAAAACTAAGATCTGGATACCGGATTCTTATTTCCTCAACGCCAAAGCCGCCAAAATGCACAAAGTTACAGCGCCAAATGTGATGTTCATGATAGACCCGTCTGGGAACATAAAATACAACGCAAG GGTAACCATCAAAGCAGCTTGCCAGTTTGACTTAAGGAAGTTTCCAATCGATATCCAGGTCTGCCCACTTATTCTGGAAAGTTGTAAGTTTCATTGTAGGATGCATCTCCTTCCTCTACTGGCATATGTT CCCCCATTTTCTGCAAAGATGCTAATTACTAAATGGAAGCGGTACCCTCTAATGTTATTTGCTGTTTTCCAAGATGGTTACGATAATCAGCGCATCAGATATAAATGGGAAGTTTCGGAAACAGGCGGCAAAAAGTCCTCATCATCTGATATCCGTGCGACGTCAAACTACGTTTTGAAAAAGACTGAGTTTTTTTCGAATATGAACCAGTATTTTTCAG GTAATTTCTCCGGAGTTCGAGCAGAATTTACATTTGAGCGTTCCTGTAGCTACTTCGAAATGTACGGCATGAGTGTTGTTCTTGTCGCCATATCGTGGATGGGATTTCTGGTACCTTTGGACCAAACAGCTGCTCGTATTGCCTTGGGTATTACATCGGTTCTTACGGAGGTTGCTATTCTAAATATTATGAACAACGCTATGCCAAAG GTTAGTTATATCAAATCCAGTGATGAATACCTGATTGGCTGTTTGGTATTTGTGTTTTTCACACTTATGGAGTACTGTTTTGTTCTGCTGTTGAAAGTTAGACAGAAGAATCATAAAGCATCTGAAACCTTCAAGGCACAAACG aaaaatagaaaaattgctCTCTTCCAAATTGATAAGAGGAACGAAATGGCAGCCATAGAGAATGAAAGCAAATTCCAGCCTCTTACTTCGCTACGGGCGTCAACGAACAACTCTGAACCCGTACCACCTGCGGCAGACACTGGCAAACAACTGACATGGATGGAAAAGTATTTCCTAAATGCCAGAGAAATGATTCTGGGAGAAGATTTTATGTTGAATGTTGATGGATATTCCTTCAAGATATTCCCAGTTGCTTTCGCTTTGTACAATGTTTATTATTGGGTGGAATTGTCTTGGTAA
- the LOC140930030 gene encoding uncharacterized protein, with the protein MENSSKDKKTATGPKKKREPGKRCAVMFCNNTNKDGVSLHQFPTDEPFRRQWIAFVLAKRTDDWTPGSGNICSSHFTPDCFEGMGAKLAGFAKKAYLKKTAIPTIQANPTPEQIQEARSLKRKRPSAATRGDSKRQVQQKGEITPKSRPKKSSRALSKLTAHRLVADYRKTREKEKTTDKVPGPSPSDNRQPPSNNQPEVPETTDLAQPSTSASGDTSCLETGAGQEEGSQAREFQTANRGTQKGLRRPICRSKGTQISPKSNTTVENGSQCNIAELPPLKLLSTLRKEAENQTDYTLTPELPASFEDELFEDVDVDDEEYNPYLTSDEDQDEGGSEDEKESGKSKRSIGETQKLKPHEERKFIVFETNLLSLFACCPICAGHAEAKISKEIGTMIQVHYHCTEENCQFSNVWCSQPFSNGKMPVGNLLLSSSILLTGNSAAKTLRMFNIMNVACISERTYYRHIKS; encoded by the exons ATGGAAAACTCCTCCAAGGACAAAAAAACGGCCACGGGACCGAAAAAGAAGAGAGAACCAGGCAAGCGCTGCGCGGTTATGTTTTGTAACAACACCAACAAAGACGGAGTAAGTCTCCACCAGTTTCCCACCGATGAACCCTTTCGGCGCCAGTGGATCGCTTTTGTCTTAGCAAAGAGGACCGACGACTGGACGCCGGGATCTGGTAATATTTGCAGTTCCCATTTTACGCCAGACTGTTTTGAAGGAATGGGTGCGAAACTCGCAGGGTTTGCTAAGAAGGCTTATCTGAAGAAGACGGCCATCCCAACAATTCAGGCCAATCCCACCCCTGAACAAATCCAGGAAGCGCGCTCTCTTAAGAGAAAACGTCCATCTGCGGCAACGCGAGGTGATTCAAAGCGGCAAGTTCAACAAAAGGGGGAAATAACGCCAAAAAGTCGTCCAAAAAAGTCTAGTCGAGCCTTGTCTAAACTTACCGCTCATAGG CTAGTGGCAGATTATAGGAAGAcgcgagaaaaagaaaagaccaCTGATAAAGTACCGGGACCATCCCCAAGTGACAACAGACAACCACCAAGTAACAATCAACCTGAAGTTCCCGAAACAACGGATCTGGCACAGCCCTCAACGAGTGCATCTGGTGACACTTCGTGTTTAGAGACTGGTGCAGGGCAAGAAGAAGGAAGTCAGGCTCGGGAGTTTCAAACGGCTAACAGGGGAACTCAGAAAGGACTCCGCCGCCCAATCTGTCGCAGCAAAG GTACCCAGATTTCTCCAAAGTCCAACACAACGGTGGAAAATGGGTCACAGTGCAACATAGCAGAACTTCCTCCGTTAAAACTGCTCTCAACTTTACGTAAGGAGGCAGAAAATCAAACAGATTATACACTTACGCCGGAGCTACCCGCGTCGTTTGAAGACGAGTTGTTTGAAGACGTTGACGTTGATGATGAAGAGTACAATCCCTACTTAACATCCGACGAAGATCAAGACGAAGGTGGTAGTGAAGATGAAAAAGAATCTGGAAAGTCAAAacg ATCTATTGGAGAAACGCAAAAGTTGAAGCCACATgaggaaaggaaatttattgTCTTCGAAACAAATCTGTTGAGCTTGTTTGCTTGTTGCCCCATCTGTGCTGGCCACGCAGAGGctaaaatttcgaaagaaatCGGGACTATGATTCAGGTCCACTATCACTGTACGGAAGAAAATTGTCAGTTCAGCAATGTGTGGTGCAGCCAGCCGTTTTCTAATGGAAAGATGCCAGTTGGGAACTTGTTGCTCTCTTCTTCAATTCTTTTAACGG GAAATTCTGCCGCTAAAACCTTACGGATGTTTAATATTATGAACGTGGCGTGCATATCAGAGAGGACATACTACCGTCACATCAAATCGTAA
- the LOC140930104 gene encoding uncharacterized protein produces MEHEGLKRAIQVVSNASLHIAEIITDRHKQNTAWIRTNLPDSRHYFDIWHVSKGLCKKIDKLAKKKECEDVGEWRQSVSNHMYWCAATTPDGNGRMMQEKWKMLPLHIQNIHVNQSSELYKECGHGELEGEARDRLWLQPGSTAAVKLEELVTKPQLLKDISQLSPKYQTSALEAKHSLDLHFVPKHTAFSYWGMYTRLCLSALHYNENADRMQAVTVDGRPRYAIRFPKAKHGGYSVREVKTKATYGYCSSTITKVFAGYEDNSRALKTYMLNLQVNTPPPLAASIERPNREEAINSFISRYNRSSLVN; encoded by the exons ATGGAACATGAGGGTTTAAAACGGGCCATTCAAGTCGTTTCTAATGCCAGTCTGCATATAGCGGAGATCATCACCGACAGACACAAGCAGAATACCGCTTGGATTCGAACGAATTTGCCTGACTCTCGACACTATTTTGACATATGGCATGTGTCTAAAG GTTTATGCAAAAAGATTGACAaattagcgaaaaaaaaagagtgtgaaGATGTCGGTGAGTGGCGACAGTCTGTATCAAATCATATGTATTGGTGTGCTGCCACGACACCAGATGGTAATGGGCGTATGATgcaggaaaaatggaaaatgttacCCCTGCACATCCAGAACATTCACGTCAATCAGAGCAGCGAACTCTACAAAGAATGTGGACATGGTGAACTAGAGGGAGAAGCAAGGGATAGACTTTGGCTTCAACCAG GCTCAACTGCTGCTGTCAAGCTCGAGGAGCTGGTAACAAAGCCCCAACTGCTGAAGGACATTTCTCAGCTGTCCCCTAAGTACCAGACTTCCGCCCTTGAAGCCAAACATAGCCTTGATCTACACTTCGTCCCAAAACATACCGCTTTCTCGTACTGGGGGATGTACACAAG ACTGTGCCTTTCTGCTCTGCACTACAATGAAAATGCTGACAGGATGCAAGCTGTAACTGTAGATGGGAGACCACGCTATGCCATCAGGTTTCCTAAAGCCAAACACGGGGGATATTCAGTGAGAGaagttaaaacaaaagcaaCCTATG GTTATTGCTCAAGTACCATAACCAAAGTCTTTGCCGGCTATGAAGACAATTCAAGGGCCTTAAAGACCTACATGTTGAACCTGCAAGTGAATACCCCACCACCACTTGCTGCATCCATAGAGAGACCCAACAGAGAGGAGGCAATAAATTCTTTCATTAGCAGATACAATCGTTCCAGCCTAGTCAACTAA
- the LOC140930105 gene encoding uncharacterized protein, translating into MISNMADSSSLSDSSTSSSDYSDIEELLECEAPESRGQPFTGIQPWRFEPPGRSHEADEVRESTENIEPATRRCDLDSEEWCLCGYCQKMWREEENICCQEVDVVKRKNLEAVDVENMEEPPKCIVEHPGFQAVCLNYWVLQAAWLQYKQQYGASAYEGSDHKKSRHIAYRQLVRWCWGSLGKDIRVPLPSCAVNCVRAHFQEPERLDDEMEYTGFQYADE; encoded by the exons ATGATCTCTAATATGGCCGACTCTAGTTCTTTGAGCGATAGCTCTACCTCTTCGTCCGATTATTCAGATATAGAAGAACTTTTAGAATGCGAAGCACCCGAAAGTAGAGGGCAGCCCTTCACAGGGATTCAACCCTGGCGTTTTGAGCCGCCTGGAAGATCTCACGAGGCTGACGAAGTTCGTGAGTCGACTGAAAACATCGAGCCTGCCACGCGTCGCTGCGATCTCGATAGTGAAGAATG GTGCTTGTGTGGCTACTGCCAAAAAATGTGGCGGGAGGAGGAAAACATCTGCTGCCAAGAGGTGGATGTTGTAAAGCGTAAAAATTTGGAGGCAGTTGACGTTGAAAATATGGAGGAGCCTCCAAAGTGCATCGTGGAACACCCAGGATTCCAGGCAGTTTGCCTGAATTACTGGGTGTTACAGGCTGCATGGCTGCAATACAAGCAGCAGTATGGTGCCTCGGCATATGAGGGATCAGATCATAAAAAAAGCAGGCACATTGCGTACAGGCAATTGGTAAGGTGGTGCTGGGGCTCCCTTGGAAAGGACATAAGAGTTCCCTTACCATCATGTGCAGTAAACTGCGTACGGGCTCATTTCCAGGAGCCTGAAAGGCTGGATGATGAGATGGAGTATACAGGATTTCAATATGCAGatgaataa